In a single window of the Massilia oculi genome:
- the rfbA gene encoding glucose-1-phosphate thymidylyltransferase RfbA produces MSEPKKRKGIILAGGSGTRLHPATLAISKQLLPVFDKPMIYYPLSTLMLGGIRDILIISTPQDTPRFQQLLGDGARWGLNLSYAVQASPDGLAQAFLIGEHFLGDAPSALVLGDNLFYGHNLHPMLERANARHDLASIFAYHVQDPERYGVVEFDSEGKAVTLEEKPAVPRSNYAVTGLYFYDRDVVAMARDLKPSSRGELEITDLNRAYLKMGKLNVEVMGRGYAWLDTGTHESLLDASQFIATIERRQGLKVSCPEEIAFRKGWIDARQLETLASSMKGNSYGQYLLRTAKEGL; encoded by the coding sequence ATGAGCGAACCCAAGAAACGCAAGGGCATCATCCTGGCTGGCGGCAGCGGCACCCGCCTGCATCCGGCCACGCTGGCGATCTCCAAGCAGTTATTGCCGGTGTTCGACAAGCCGATGATTTATTACCCGCTGAGCACGCTGATGCTGGGCGGGATTCGCGACATCCTGATCATCTCAACGCCGCAGGATACGCCGCGTTTCCAGCAATTGCTGGGTGACGGTGCGCGCTGGGGACTGAATCTCTCGTACGCGGTGCAGGCATCGCCCGATGGCCTGGCGCAGGCTTTCCTCATCGGCGAACACTTCCTCGGCGACGCGCCTTCGGCGCTGGTATTGGGCGACAACCTGTTTTACGGTCACAATCTTCATCCGATGCTCGAGCGGGCCAACGCGCGTCACGACCTCGCGAGCATATTCGCCTACCATGTCCAGGATCCCGAGCGCTATGGCGTGGTCGAGTTCGACAGCGAAGGCAAGGCGGTCACCCTCGAGGAAAAGCCGGCCGTGCCGCGTTCGAACTATGCCGTCACGGGCTTGTACTTCTACGACCGCGACGTCGTGGCGATGGCGCGCGACCTGAAGCCGTCTTCCAGGGGCGAACTCGAGATCACCGACCTGAATCGCGCGTATCTAAAGATGGGCAAGCTGAACGTGGAAGTCATGGGGCGTGGCTATGCCTGGCTCGATACCGGTACGCACGAATCGCTCCTCGACGCCAGCCAGTTCATCGCCACGATCGAGCGGCGCCAGGGCCTGAAAGTGTCGTGCCCCGAAGAGATTGCCTTTCGCAAAGGGTGGATCGATGCGCGGCAGCTCGAGACACTGGCGTCGTCGATGAAGGGCAACAGCTATGGACAGTATCTGTTGCGCACGGCAAAAGAAGGACTCTGA
- the rfbC gene encoding dTDP-4-dehydrorhamnose 3,5-epimerase codes for MEITRLAIPDVLRIVPRSFGDERGFFYESFRQDLFDAAVGRRVAFVQDNHSGSACNVLRGLHYQVRQAQGKLVRVVSGSVFDVAVDLRRSSPTFGHWVGEVLSAENRAQMWVPEGFAHGFIVLSASAETVYKATDYYAPEHERCIAWDDRHLAIGWPRTSAPVVSAKDRQGLPFAAAELFD; via the coding sequence ATGGAGATTACGCGGCTGGCGATCCCCGACGTCTTGCGCATCGTTCCCCGTTCATTCGGCGACGAGCGCGGCTTCTTCTACGAGAGCTTTCGCCAGGATCTCTTCGATGCGGCGGTGGGCCGCAGAGTAGCGTTTGTCCAGGATAACCATTCCGGTTCGGCCTGCAATGTGCTGCGCGGCCTGCATTACCAGGTCCGGCAGGCGCAAGGCAAGCTGGTGCGCGTCGTGAGCGGAAGCGTGTTCGACGTGGCGGTCGATCTGCGCCGCTCGTCGCCAACCTTCGGCCATTGGGTGGGCGAGGTGCTCAGCGCCGAAAACCGGGCGCAGATGTGGGTGCCCGAAGGTTTCGCTCACGGTTTCATCGTGCTGTCCGCCAGCGCCGAGACGGTCTACAAGGCGACCGACTATTATGCGCCGGAGCACGAGCGCTGCATCGCCTGGGACGATCGCCACCTGGCAATCGGGTGGCCGCGCACGTCCGCGCCGGTCGTGTCGGCCAAGGATCGCCAGGGCCTGCCATTTGCAGCGGCCGAACTGTTCGACTGA
- a CDS encoding chloride channel protein — protein sequence MPPEPSSHDVRSAFRREFVSPHLWRTRIVVVSMAAIAGLVVVAFTWLAESAFGRFQQLSDHAWWAPLIWTPLCCAAIVWVTRRYVRGAGGSGIPQVMAALDPVLSGGRRPLLVSLKLSLAKIGLTSAGLLGGLSLGREGPSVQIAAGVMLSARRWLPRRSGISAHSLLVAGGAAGIAAAFNTPLAGIMFAIEELSRTPEQRNSGLIVAGIVLAGLIAVSVHGNGPHFGVIHPGPIGLSLLWPGLLAAIVCGAAGGLFARLLLASLRGTSPDLPSRWRARYPVRFAFGCGLVVAIIGIVSGGATYGSGNEATRGLLENEAGLPVAFALFKFAATWLTAWSGVPAGIFAPSLSIGAALGHDIAVLTGYPHAPALIALGMVGFLAAATQAPLTAFIIVMEMVDGHGMVLSLMACAVVASTVSRVLSPPLYGALAAIQLPPRSVREGNDERG from the coding sequence ATGCCGCCCGAACCCTCTTCGCACGATGTGCGCTCCGCCTTCCGGCGTGAATTCGTTTCTCCTCATCTCTGGCGCACCCGGATCGTCGTGGTCAGCATGGCCGCCATCGCCGGTCTGGTCGTGGTCGCCTTCACCTGGCTCGCCGAATCCGCCTTTGGCCGATTCCAGCAACTGAGTGACCACGCATGGTGGGCGCCGCTGATCTGGACGCCGCTGTGCTGCGCCGCCATCGTCTGGGTGACGCGCCGTTATGTGCGCGGCGCCGGCGGCTCGGGCATCCCGCAGGTGATGGCGGCGCTCGATCCCGTGCTGTCGGGCGGGCGCCGTCCCCTCCTCGTGTCGCTCAAGCTGAGCCTTGCCAAGATCGGCCTGACCTCGGCCGGCCTGCTGGGCGGCTTGTCGCTGGGGCGCGAAGGCCCGTCGGTGCAGATCGCGGCCGGCGTGATGCTGTCGGCCCGGCGCTGGCTGCCGCGGCGCAGCGGCATCAGCGCGCACTCCCTGCTGGTGGCGGGCGGCGCGGCCGGCATCGCCGCCGCCTTCAATACCCCGCTGGCGGGCATCATGTTCGCGATCGAAGAGTTGTCGCGCACACCCGAGCAACGCAATAGCGGCCTGATCGTGGCGGGCATCGTGCTGGCCGGCCTGATCGCCGTCTCCGTTCACGGCAACGGCCCCCACTTCGGCGTGATCCATCCCGGCCCGATCGGCCTGTCGCTGTTGTGGCCGGGGCTGCTGGCGGCCATCGTGTGCGGCGCGGCCGGCGGCCTGTTCGCGCGGTTGCTGCTGGCCAGCCTGCGCGGCACCTCGCCCGACCTGCCCAGCCGCTGGCGCGCCCGTTACCCGGTGCGTTTCGCCTTCGGCTGCGGTCTCGTGGTCGCCATCATCGGCATCGTCAGCGGCGGCGCTACCTATGGCAGCGGCAACGAGGCGACCCGCGGCCTGCTCGAGAACGAGGCCGGCTTGCCGGTGGCATTTGCCTTGTTCAAGTTCGCTGCCACCTGGCTGACCGCCTGGTCGGGCGTCCCGGCCGGGATTTTCGCGCCATCGCTGTCGATCGGCGCCGCCCTGGGTCATGACATTGCCGTGCTGACCGGGTATCCGCATGCGCCGGCGCTGATCGCGCTGGGGATGGTCGGCTTTCTGGCTGCGGCGACCCAGGCGCCGCTGACGGCCTTCATCATCGTCATGGAGATGGTGGATGGACACGGGATGGTGCTGAGCCTGATGGCTTGTGCGGTCGTGGCGAGTACGGTGTCGCGGGTGCTCAGTCCGCCGTTGTATGGGGCGTTGGCGGCGATTCAGTTGCCGCCGCGGTCGGTGCGTGAAGGGAATGACGAACGCGGCTGA
- a CDS encoding GGDEF domain-containing protein — MLATQQIFLIAALLCFLVFLALLAAGSENVRGMRAMLASTVLGLVGNLLYAFGRELPPLLAYEVANMAYAGAGAALAAGYRQLAGLPASIKPLSLLVGAVGLLIALFHYHVDSFAARSAVASLFQAAVCADIARSVLVRRGAGPARPMTGLPPQQAPATLNKVQRFVLLMCALVVVGHAVRMAWLLLAAEPPGSLLQPGTASLAILTAAALALPALTLGGLLTMHRHILHQAEYIANHDHLTGAWSRKAFFDIAERELARSRRNGQPLALMLIDLDHFKAINDSGGHEAGDVALQLVAERARASLRAADCMARLGGDEFAVLLPETTLAAACTVGEKLQDELRQLAATLQRHAGQFPLTLSIGVTATQTDEPFKATLARADAALYAAKSAGRDKVIALAPQLQPVRSRQAR; from the coding sequence ATGCTCGCCACCCAGCAGATCTTCCTGATCGCCGCCCTGCTCTGCTTTCTCGTCTTCCTGGCCCTGCTGGCGGCCGGATCGGAGAACGTGCGGGGCATGCGCGCGATGCTGGCGTCCACCGTCCTGGGACTGGTGGGCAATCTGCTGTACGCCTTCGGCCGTGAACTGCCGCCGCTGCTGGCCTATGAGGTGGCCAATATGGCCTATGCCGGCGCCGGCGCCGCGCTGGCGGCCGGCTACCGCCAGCTGGCCGGCCTGCCGGCCAGCATCAAGCCGCTGTCCCTGCTGGTCGGCGCCGTCGGCCTGCTGATCGCGCTCTTCCATTACCACGTCGATTCCTTTGCCGCGCGCAGCGCCGTGGCCTCGCTGTTTCAGGCTGCCGTCTGCGCCGACATCGCGCGCAGCGTGCTGGTGCGCCGCGGCGCCGGCCCGGCCCGGCCCATGACCGGACTACCCCCGCAGCAGGCGCCAGCCACCCTGAACAAGGTGCAGCGCTTCGTGCTGCTCATGTGCGCCCTGGTCGTGGTGGGCCACGCGGTGCGCATGGCCTGGCTGCTGCTGGCGGCAGAACCACCCGGCTCGCTGCTGCAGCCGGGCACCGCCAGCCTGGCGATCCTGACCGCCGCCGCGCTGGCGCTGCCCGCACTGACCCTGGGCGGCCTGCTGACCATGCACCGCCACATCCTGCACCAGGCCGAGTACATCGCCAACCACGACCACCTGACCGGCGCCTGGTCGCGCAAGGCCTTCTTCGACATCGCCGAGCGCGAGCTGGCGCGCAGCCGGCGCAACGGCCAGCCGCTGGCCCTGATGCTGATCGACCTCGACCATTTCAAGGCCATCAACGACAGCGGCGGCCACGAAGCCGGCGACGTCGCCCTGCAACTGGTGGCCGAACGCGCCCGCGCCTCGCTGCGCGCGGCCGACTGCATGGCACGCCTGGGCGGCGACGAGTTCGCGGTGCTGCTGCCGGAAACCACGCTGGCTGCGGCCTGCACGGTCGGCGAAAAGCTGCAGGACGAGCTGCGCCAGCTGGCCGCCACGCTGCAGCGCCATGCCGGACAATTCCCGCTGACGCTGAGCATCGGCGTGACGGCGACCCAGACCGACGAGCCGTTCAAGGCAACCCTGGCGCGCGCCGACGCCGCCCTGTACGCAGCCAAGTCGGCCGGCCGCGACAAGGTGATCGCGCTGGCGCCGCAGCTGCAGCCGGTGCGGTCACGCCAGGCACGCTAG
- a CDS encoding flagella synthesis protein FlgN: MTPSPIQTIAAEHQHLDALVALMKQEQQSLVALDADELSSLTTQKNALLASLSGLSQQRHAALRAAGCEGSEAGMEPWLAAIDDGAGREQWQRMLHVAREAKELNRVNGMLISKQLAHNQGVLNALRTPTNAPTGAIYGASGQTVGLGVSKRYVVG; this comes from the coding sequence ATGACGCCGAGCCCGATCCAGACTATTGCCGCAGAACACCAGCACCTCGATGCCCTCGTGGCATTGATGAAACAGGAACAGCAATCCCTGGTCGCGCTCGACGCCGACGAGCTGTCCAGCCTGACCACGCAAAAGAACGCGCTGCTGGCGAGCCTGTCGGGCCTGTCGCAACAGCGCCACGCGGCGCTGCGGGCAGCCGGCTGCGAAGGATCGGAAGCGGGCATGGAGCCCTGGCTGGCCGCCATCGACGATGGCGCAGGGCGGGAACAATGGCAGCGCATGCTGCACGTGGCCCGCGAAGCAAAAGAACTCAACCGCGTCAACGGCATGCTGATCAGCAAGCAGCTGGCGCACAACCAGGGCGTGCTCAACGCCCTGCGCACCCCGACCAATGCGCCGACCGGCGCGATCTATGGCGCCAGCGGCCAGACCGTCGGGCTGGGAGTGTCGAAGCGGTATGTAGTCGGGTAA
- the flgM gene encoding flagellar biosynthesis anti-sigma factor FlgM, producing the protein MKINDTLKGNPGLQPAATQTNTARGADKAATTAPTPQAQTDSVRLSSQGQAMANAVGGGAQVFDAKKVERIKMAIADGQFQVNSEKVADGLLETVRDLLHSRQR; encoded by the coding sequence GTGAAAATCAACGATACGCTCAAGGGCAACCCCGGCCTCCAGCCGGCGGCCACGCAGACGAATACCGCGCGTGGCGCCGACAAGGCCGCAACGACGGCGCCGACGCCCCAGGCGCAGACCGACAGCGTCCGGCTGTCCTCGCAAGGCCAGGCCATGGCCAATGCGGTGGGCGGCGGCGCGCAGGTGTTCGACGCGAAAAAGGTCGAACGCATCAAGATGGCCATCGCCGATGGCCAGTTCCAAGTCAACTCCGAGAAAGTGGCGGACGGCTTGCTAGAAACCGTACGCGACTTGCTCCATTCAAGACAACGCTAA